The following are encoded together in the Frankiaceae bacterium genome:
- a CDS encoding DUF349 domain-containing protein: protein MADATEWGRVAEDGTVYVRTPDGERAVGSWHAGDAEAGLAHFARRYDDLATEVGLLEARLTTGAGNPAQTQQSLTKLRESLDTAAVVGDVEALRTRIDAAVAKAKAKQAEAQVAKAAAGAAVLDQRRALAEEAERVSASSEWKASGDRLRAIVEEWKALPVGTKSAKATETELWQRISHARRAFDKRREAHFAALETQRETSKERKEALIREAEKLSESGEWSATTTRYRELMASWKAAGRAARGVDDELWARFKAAQDAFFTRRSAYYAEKDAETASAVAAREALLAEAEALEPERDVAGARARLADITERWEKTGRVPREVEARLDARLAAVERRLRDADDTRRTASRPAPTNPLVIRLRESLEQLEKRAARARAAGDEKAAEAADAEAATKREWLAQAESSVSR, encoded by the coding sequence GTGGCAGACGCGACCGAGTGGGGCCGGGTGGCCGAGGACGGCACCGTGTACGTCCGCACGCCCGACGGCGAGCGCGCGGTCGGGTCGTGGCATGCCGGTGACGCCGAGGCGGGGCTCGCGCACTTCGCGCGGCGCTACGACGACCTCGCGACCGAGGTGGGCCTGCTCGAGGCGCGGCTGACCACCGGCGCCGGCAACCCCGCGCAGACCCAGCAGAGCCTGACCAAGCTGCGCGAGTCGCTCGACACCGCGGCGGTCGTGGGCGACGTGGAGGCGCTGCGTACCCGTATCGACGCCGCCGTCGCCAAGGCCAAGGCGAAGCAGGCCGAGGCGCAGGTCGCGAAGGCCGCCGCCGGCGCCGCCGTGCTCGACCAGCGCCGCGCGCTCGCCGAGGAGGCCGAACGCGTCTCCGCCTCGTCGGAGTGGAAGGCCTCCGGCGACCGGCTGCGCGCCATCGTCGAGGAGTGGAAGGCGCTGCCCGTCGGCACCAAGTCGGCCAAGGCGACCGAGACCGAGCTGTGGCAGCGGATCTCGCACGCGCGGCGGGCGTTCGACAAGCGGCGCGAGGCGCACTTCGCGGCGCTGGAGACGCAGCGCGAGACGTCGAAGGAGCGCAAGGAGGCCCTCATCCGCGAGGCCGAGAAGCTCTCCGAGTCTGGCGAGTGGTCCGCGACGACGACGCGATACAGGGAGCTCATGGCGTCGTGGAAGGCCGCAGGGCGCGCCGCCCGCGGCGTCGACGACGAGCTGTGGGCGAGGTTCAAGGCGGCGCAGGACGCGTTCTTCACGCGGCGTTCGGCGTACTACGCGGAGAAGGACGCCGAGACCGCCTCCGCCGTGGCCGCGCGCGAGGCGCTGCTCGCCGAGGCCGAGGCGCTCGAGCCCGAACGCGACGTCGCCGGCGCCCGTGCCCGCCTCGCCGACATCACCGAGCGCTGGGAGAAGACCGGGCGCGTGCCGCGCGAGGTCGAGGCGCGGCTCGACGCCCGCCTCGCCGCCGTCGAACGCCGCCTCCGCGACGCCGACGACACCCGCCGTACGGCGTCCCGCCCCGCCCCCACCAACCCGCTCGTCATCCGCCTCCGCGAGTCGCTGGAGCAGCTCGAGAAGCGCGCGGCGCGCGCCCGCGCGGCGGGCGACGAGAAGGCGGCCGAGGCCGCCGACGCCGAGGCCGCGACGAAGCGTGAGTGGCTCGCGCAGGCGGAGTCCTCGGTCTCCCGGTAG
- a CDS encoding diguanylate cyclase codes for MTEANRRIPASDAALAATFVLGIESKHGTLTIHDYQVAVQRLERAIRPWDTVVNVAPRVVGVHCTALTNAREVDAIAARLAEVVRAPMAVGDEIRTLGVCVGSAVVEPGEDPDDAMHRAREAMQHMRSARAGMLSPELPEPRDIRVALPH; via the coding sequence GTGACCGAAGCGAACCGCCGCATCCCCGCCTCCGACGCCGCGCTCGCGGCGACGTTCGTACTCGGGATCGAGTCGAAGCACGGGACTCTCACGATCCACGACTACCAGGTCGCGGTGCAGCGCCTCGAACGCGCCATCCGCCCCTGGGACACCGTCGTCAACGTCGCCCCGCGCGTCGTCGGCGTGCACTGCACGGCGCTGACGAACGCCCGCGAGGTCGACGCGATCGCCGCGCGCCTGGCCGAGGTCGTCCGCGCGCCGATGGCCGTCGGGGACGAGATCCGTACGCTCGGCGTCTGCGTCGGCTCCGCCGTCGTCGAGCCGGGCGAGGACCCGGACGACGCGATGCACAGGGCGCGCGAGGCGATGCAGCACATGCGCTCCGCGCGCGCAGGCATGCTCTCGCCGGAGCTGCCCGAGCCCCGCGACATCAGGGTCGCGCTGCCCCACTAG
- a CDS encoding EAL domain-containing protein yields MTAYDVDLVAAMRGALESGQFVIHYQPEVDLASGEVVAMEALLRWQHPDRGLLWPGEFLPAAEASGFIVELGEWVVAECVREAALWQRLPSARRASGKQLWVNVSSAELSAPGFAERVVERMAAVRLPRGVLGFEVRETALGSDLSSMGEILTALRAAGVMVALDDFGTWYSALSHLDELPLDAVKLDQRFVRGVGLDLEDDAIVASVIRLAHAHGLQVVAEGVESWSEGARLCELECDRAHGYLFAGPQLPERARWLLSRGVGWKAPDAPATLTIPEARTTTSDDLRPLGQ; encoded by the coding sequence ATGACGGCGTACGACGTTGACCTCGTGGCGGCGATGCGCGGCGCCCTGGAGTCGGGGCAGTTCGTCATCCACTACCAGCCCGAGGTCGACCTCGCGTCGGGCGAGGTCGTCGCGATGGAGGCGCTGCTGCGCTGGCAGCACCCCGACCGCGGCCTGCTCTGGCCGGGCGAGTTCCTGCCGGCGGCGGAGGCGAGCGGGTTCATCGTCGAGCTGGGCGAGTGGGTGGTCGCGGAGTGCGTACGCGAGGCGGCCCTGTGGCAGCGCCTCCCGTCAGCGAGGCGCGCGTCCGGCAAGCAGCTCTGGGTCAACGTCTCCTCCGCCGAGCTCTCGGCGCCGGGCTTCGCCGAGCGCGTGGTGGAGCGGATGGCCGCCGTACGGCTGCCGCGCGGCGTGCTCGGGTTCGAGGTGCGGGAGACGGCCCTCGGCTCGGACCTCTCGTCGATGGGGGAGATCCTCACGGCGCTGCGTGCCGCGGGCGTCATGGTCGCGCTCGACGACTTCGGCACGTGGTACTCCGCGCTGTCGCACCTCGACGAGCTGCCCCTCGACGCGGTGAAGCTCGACCAGCGCTTCGTCCGCGGCGTCGGGCTCGACCTCGAGGACGACGCGATCGTCGCGTCGGTCATCCGGCTCGCGCACGCGCACGGCCTCCAGGTCGTCGCCGAGGGCGTCGAGTCGTGGTCGGAGGGCGCGCGGCTCTGCGAGCTCGAGTGCGACCGCGCGCACGGCTACCTGTTCGCCGGCCCGCAGCTGCCCGAGCGCGCCCGCTGGCTGCTCAGCCGCGGCGTCGGCTGGAAGGCGCCCGACGCGCCCGCGACGCTGACGATCCCCGAGGCGCGGACGACCACCTCTGACGATTTGCGCCCCCTCGGGCAGTAG
- the miaA gene encoding tRNA (adenosine(37)-N6)-dimethylallyltransferase MiaA encodes MPRVVAVVGPTAAGKSDAALRIAEELGGEVVNADSMQLYRGMDIGTAKLSLAERRGVPHHLLDVWDVRETASVAAYQAMAREVIERLDVAVVVGGSGLYVRGALDAFEFPGTDPEVRARLEAELAGTGAEAMHARLNDVDPVAAQAILPTNARRIVRALEVVEITGRPFSAQPGMETYASVYEGTRYLGVAPDLTTLDERIDRRVDVMWARGLVEEVRALEAQGLREGVTASRALGYQQVLAYLAGEYGEDEARARTKLATRQFARRQLKWFRRDPRVEWHESADAAVAAVTD; translated from the coding sequence GTGCCTAGGGTCGTCGCGGTCGTCGGGCCCACCGCGGCGGGCAAGTCCGACGCCGCGCTGCGCATCGCCGAGGAGCTCGGCGGCGAGGTCGTCAACGCCGACTCCATGCAGCTCTACCGCGGCATGGACATCGGCACCGCCAAGCTCTCCCTCGCCGAGCGCCGCGGCGTGCCGCACCACCTCCTCGACGTCTGGGACGTCCGCGAGACTGCCAGCGTCGCGGCGTACCAGGCGATGGCGCGCGAGGTCATCGAACGCCTCGACGTCGCGGTCGTCGTCGGCGGCAGCGGTCTGTACGTCCGCGGCGCGCTCGACGCGTTCGAGTTCCCCGGCACCGACCCCGAGGTCCGCGCGCGGCTCGAAGCCGAACTCGCGGGCACCGGTGCGGAGGCCATGCACGCGCGGCTGAACGACGTCGATCCCGTTGCGGCGCAGGCGATCCTGCCGACGAACGCCCGCCGCATCGTCCGCGCGCTGGAGGTCGTGGAGATCACGGGGCGGCCCTTCTCCGCGCAGCCGGGGATGGAGACGTACGCCTCGGTGTACGAGGGCACCCGCTACCTCGGTGTCGCGCCCGACCTGACGACGCTGGACGAACGCATCGACCGGCGGGTCGACGTCATGTGGGCGCGGGGCCTCGTCGAGGAGGTCCGTGCGCTGGAGGCACAGGGCCTCAGGGAGGGTGTCACCGCGAGCCGCGCGCTCGGCTACCAGCAGGTGCTCGCGTACCTCGCCGGCGAGTACGGCGAGGACGAGGCCAGGGCGCGGACCAAGCTCGCGACGCGGCAGTTCGCGCGGCGGCAGCTCAAGTGGTTCCGCCGCGACCCGCGCGTCGAGTGGCACGAGTCCGCCGACGCGGCGGTCGCGGCCGTGACGGACTAG
- the dapF gene encoding diaminopimelate epimerase → MRFTKGHGTANDFVLVPDPDGALALTDAFVRAVCDRRTGIGGDGILRVVRTACVPDYAHLAADAEWFMDYRNADGGAVEMCGNGVRVFARYLAARGWATDDRLPVATRDGVKHVTLDDDGRVTVDMGPPSFDGTAPEGATYVSMGNPHVVFFVPDVGDAPVRTDGPRIEAATPGGTNVEYAAVTYDDALAMRVWERGVGETMSCGTGACAVAVAAARQGLAGQRVEVAVPGGLLDVAWDGADGSSVFLTGPAVLVADGDLRDEWLALL, encoded by the coding sequence GTGCGGTTCACCAAGGGGCACGGGACGGCGAACGACTTCGTCCTGGTCCCCGACCCCGACGGCGCGCTGGCGCTGACGGACGCGTTCGTGCGGGCGGTGTGCGACCGGCGTACGGGCATCGGCGGCGACGGCATCCTCCGCGTCGTGCGTACCGCCTGCGTCCCTGACTACGCCCACCTCGCGGCCGACGCCGAGTGGTTCATGGACTACCGCAACGCCGACGGCGGCGCCGTCGAGATGTGCGGCAACGGCGTCCGCGTCTTCGCCCGCTACCTCGCCGCGCGCGGCTGGGCCACCGATGACCGGCTCCCCGTGGCGACGCGCGACGGCGTCAAGCACGTGACGCTCGACGACGACGGGCGGGTCACCGTCGACATGGGGCCGCCGTCGTTCGACGGCACGGCGCCCGAGGGTGCGACGTACGTCTCCATGGGCAACCCCCACGTCGTCTTCTTCGTCCCCGACGTGGGCGACGCGCCCGTCCGCACCGACGGCCCGCGCATCGAGGCCGCGACGCCCGGCGGCACCAACGTGGAGTACGCCGCGGTGACGTACGACGACGCGCTCGCCATGCGCGTCTGGGAGCGCGGCGTCGGCGAGACGATGTCCTGCGGTACGGGCGCCTGCGCCGTCGCGGTCGCCGCCGCGCGCCAGGGCCTCGCCGGGCAGCGCGTCGAGGTCGCGGTGCCGGGCGGCCTGCTCGACGTCGCGTGGGACGGCGCCGACGGGTCGTCGGTGTTCCTCACCGGGCCGGCCGTGCTCGTCGCCGACGGCGACCTGCGCGACGAGTGGCTCGCGCTCCTGTGA